The genomic DNA GCTCGTCCATGCAGAACACCTTGGGGCTGCGCACGATCGCCCGACCCATGGCGACGCGCTGCCGCTGGCCGCCGGAGAGCTTGGCGGGCTTGCGGTCCAGCAGCTCCTCGAGCTGCAGGATCCGGGCCGCCTCCGCGACCCGTTGCGCCGTGTCCGCCTTGCCCACGCCCGCGTTGCGCAGCGCGAACCCCATGTTGTCCCGGACCGTCATGTTCGGGTAGAGCGCGTAGCTCTGGAAGACCATCGCCACGTCCCGGTCCCGGGACCGCACCCCGGCCATGTCGTGCCCGTCGATGAAGACGTGGCCCTCGTCAACCGGCTCGAGGCCGGCCAGCATCCGCAGACTGGTGGACTTCCCGCACCCGGACGGCCCGACCAGGACGAGGAACTCGCCGTCGGCGATGTCCAGGTCGAGGTGGTCGACGGCCGGGGCCGAGGACGCGTCGTACCTGCGGGTCGCGCCGGCGAAGGTCACGGTGGCCATCGGGGAGATTCTCCTTCGTTCGTACGTCGGGGGCGGGCGTCAGCCCTTGACGGCGCCGCTGGTCAGCCCCTTGATCATGTACCGCTGCAGCAGCAGGAAAAGGATCAGGACGGGCACCATGACGATGATGGTCCCCGCCATGACGGGCCCCCAGTTGGTGACGCCGTCGTTGTTCTGCAGGAAGGTCAGACCCACCGGCAGAGGCGCCGTCTTTTCGTCATCGGACATCAGGTAAGGCCACAGGTATTCGTTCCATTCGTTGACCACGGTGATGAGGGCGAAGGCAACGAGGGTGGGCCAGGACAGCGGCAAGACGACCCGCAGCAACAACTTGATCGGGCCCGCGCCGTCCATCCGGGCCGCCTCGATGATCTCGGTCGGCAGCGAAAGGAAGTGGTTGCGCATGAGGAACGTGCCGAAGGCGGTGCCGGCCAACGGCAGGATGATGCCCTGGAAGGTATTGCGCCAGCCGAGCTGCGCCACCAGCGCGTAGTTGGAGATCAGGGTGATCTGGGTGGGCACCATGAGCGTCGCGATGACGACGAGGAACACGAGGTTTCGTCCCGGGAATCGCAACAACGCCAACGCATAGGCGCTGACCACCCCGAGCAGGATCTTCACGCTCGACAAGATGATCGTGATGATCGCCGAATTGCGCAGGTACGTCGCGAACGGGAGGTCCCCGAAGACGACCCGGTAGTTCTCGGTGATGGCGGGGTCGGGCCAATACATCGCGGGTGTGACGTAGATGTCCTGGCGTTGCTTGATCGACGTGACGACGATCCAGAACAGCGGGACGCCGATGACGAGCACGGCCGCGACCATCGCGGCATAGCCGAGCACCTTGGTGATGACCGGCTTCTCGTTGGGGTCCCGGGTCGCGGCCCTGCTCATGCCTGCTGCCCCCGATCCATGATGCGGACCTGGACGACGGTGAGCACGAGGAGGCAGACGAACAGGATCGTCGCGACCGTGGCGCCGTAGCCGGCCCGGGAGTTGACGAAGGTCTCCTGGTAGACCTGGTACACCAGCGTGGTGGTGCCGATCCCCACGGGGCCGCCTCGGGTCATCACGTTGATGATGTCGAAGACCTGCACCGAGTTGAGCAGGACCGTGATCGACAGGAAGAACGTCGTGGGCCGCAGCTGCGGCAGGAGCACCTTGCGGAAGTGGGTCCAGCCGCTCGCGCCGTCGATCTCGGCCGCCTCGTCCAGGTCGGCGCGCCGACCCTGCAGCGCGGCGAGGTAGATGACGAAGCTGTAGCCCATGTTCTTCCAGATGTAGGTCAGCGTGACCATGAACAGTGCCCACCCCTGCTGCTGGTAGAAGTCGGGGGCGGCCACCCCCACCCGCGCCAGCAGGTCTTTGATGAGCCCGAACTGCGGGTCGAAGACGAACTGGAAGGCCACCCCGATCGCGGCGCCGGAGATGACGAAGGGCGCGAACATGAAGGACCGCACGAGGTTGCGGCCGCGCAGCTTCTGGTCGAGCAGGAGCGCGAGCCCCAGCCCCAGCAACATCGAGCCGGCCACCGAGCACACCGTGAAGATCACCGTGTTGCTCACGATGGTGCGGGTCGCCTCGGCGGTGAACCACTCTCGATAGTTGTCCAGCCCGATGAAGGTCGCGGTGGGGCTCGAGATGTTCCAGTTCATGAACGACAGTCGGATGTTGTCGATCAGCGGCCGGTAGACGAACAGCACGAGCAGGATCAGGTTGGGCAGCAGGATCGCGGCGGCGAACCCCCACTCCCGCACCTCCCGGCCCGCCCGGCGCGGCGGCGGCCCCACGGGCACGGGACGCTCGGCAGGCGAGGCCGGGCCGGGTCCGGCCGGGCCGGCGGGTGCGGCTGGTCCGGCGCCGCTCGGCGTCAGGGGCTGTGCGGAGGTGCTCACGCCTGCTTTCTAGTGCGTCGAGGACCCACCTGACGAGCCAGTCGGTGAACGCCATGCGAACAACACGCCTCCGGCAACGCCGAAGACCCCGATCCACCAGGGGATTCGGGGCCTTCGGGCGGTTCGGGCGGCGACTGCCGTCCGGGCGTGTCGTCAGTTGCCGGTGAGCTTCTCCCGCAGCGCGGCCAGCGCCTCGTCGGAGGCGAGGGTGCCCTCGACGGGAGCCGCCGTGTCGCCGCCGCCGGAGGAGTACGACGTGGGGACCGCGTCCCCGCTGCCGCCCGAGCCGGCCTCGGCGTCGGCCTTGACGGCCTCCTCGACCTGCGCCCGGTGGGCCTCCCAGCGGGCGTGCGCCTCGGCGTACTGCTTCTCCCACTTCTCGCGAGCCGCCTCGTGGCCCTCGAGCCACTCGTTGGTCTCGGGGTCGAAGCCCTCGGGGTACTTGTAGTTGCCCTGCTCGTCGTACTCCGCGGCCATGCCGTAGAGCGTCGGGTCGAACTCGGCCGTGGCGACCGCGGCGTCGTTGGCCTGCTTCAGGCTCAGCGAGATCCGGCGGCGCTCCAGGTCGATGTCGATGACCTTGACGAAGATGTCGGCACCGACGGTGACGACCTGCTCCGGCAGCTCCACGTGGCGCTCGGCCAACTCGGAGATGTGCACCAAGCCCTCGATGCCGTCGTCGACGCGCACGAACGCACCGAACGGCACGAGCTTGGTGACCTTGCCCGGCACGACCTGGCCGATGGCGTGGGTGCGGGCGAAGTGCTGCCACGGGTCTTCCTGGGTCGCCTTCAGCGACAGGGAGACGCGCTCGCGGTCCATGTCCACGTCGAGCACCTCGACGGTGACCTCCAGGCCGACCTCGACGACCTCGCTCGGGTGGTCGATGTGCTTCCAGGACAGCTCGGAGACGTGCACGAGACCGTCGACGCCGCCGAGGTCCACGAACGCACCGAAGTTAACGATGCTGGAGACGACACCGGAGCGGACCTGGCCCTTCTGCAGCTCCTTGAGGAAGGTCGTGCGGACCTCGCTCTGGGTCTGCTCCAGCCAGGCGCGACGGGACAGGACCACGTTGTTGCGGTTCTTGTCCAGCTCGATGATCTTGGCCTCGATCTCCTTGCCGACGTACGGCTGGAGGTCGCGGACGCGCCGCATCTCGACCAGGGACGCCGGCAGGAAGCCGCGCAGGCCGATGTCGAGGATGAGGCCACCCTTGACGACCTCGATGACGGTGCCGGTGACGACCCCGTCCTCTTCCTTGATCTTCTCGATCGTGCCCCAGGCGCGCTCGTATTGAGCCCGCTTCTTGCTCAGGATCAGCCGGCCTTCCTTGTCCTCCTTCTGGAGAACCAAGGCCTCGACCTCGTCGCCGACGGAGACGACCTCGCCCGGATCGACATCGTGCTTGATGGAGAGTTCGCGGGAGGGGATGACGCCCTCCGTCTTGTAGCCAATGTCGAGCAGGACCTCGTCCCGATCGACCTTGACGATGACTCCCTCGACGATGTCGCCGTCGTTGAAGTGCTTGATGGTGGCGTCGATCGCGGCGAGCAGGTCCTCCTCAGAACCGACGTCGTTGATCGCGATCTGGGTAATAGCCGGGCTGGCAGTCATGTAGTGGGGGCTCCGATTGTGGACAGATGGTCAAGGGGCCGAGCATGGGCCCGGTCCCGGCGTACAGGGACATACACGGGTGGTGCGAACGAGCGGACAAACGAGTGCGGCCGGTCGGACCCGGGGACGGCTGCGCCGTTTTCCCGACGATGTCCGCACGACCGCGAATGCGACACGCGCGCACGCGT from Austwickia sp. includes the following:
- a CDS encoding carbohydrate ABC transporter permease; its protein translation is MSRAATRDPNEKPVITKVLGYAAMVAAVLVIGVPLFWIVVTSIKQRQDIYVTPAMYWPDPAITENYRVVFGDLPFATYLRNSAIITIILSSVKILLGVVSAYALALLRFPGRNLVFLVVIATLMVPTQITLISNYALVAQLGWRNTFQGIILPLAGTAFGTFLMRNHFLSLPTEIIEAARMDGAGPIKLLLRVVLPLSWPTLVAFALITVVNEWNEYLWPYLMSDDEKTAPLPVGLTFLQNNDGVTNWGPVMAGTIIVMVPVLILFLLLQRYMIKGLTSGAVKG
- the rpsA gene encoding 30S ribosomal protein S1, which encodes MTASPAITQIAINDVGSEEDLLAAIDATIKHFNDGDIVEGVIVKVDRDEVLLDIGYKTEGVIPSRELSIKHDVDPGEVVSVGDEVEALVLQKEDKEGRLILSKKRAQYERAWGTIEKIKEEDGVVTGTVIEVVKGGLILDIGLRGFLPASLVEMRRVRDLQPYVGKEIEAKIIELDKNRNNVVLSRRAWLEQTQSEVRTTFLKELQKGQVRSGVVSSIVNFGAFVDLGGVDGLVHVSELSWKHIDHPSEVVEVGLEVTVEVLDVDMDRERVSLSLKATQEDPWQHFARTHAIGQVVPGKVTKLVPFGAFVRVDDGIEGLVHISELAERHVELPEQVVTVGADIFVKVIDIDLERRRISLSLKQANDAAVATAEFDPTLYGMAAEYDEQGNYKYPEGFDPETNEWLEGHEAAREKWEKQYAEAHARWEAHRAQVEEAVKADAEAGSGGSGDAVPTSYSSGGGDTAAPVEGTLASDEALAALREKLTGN
- a CDS encoding sugar ABC transporter permease; translation: MNWNISSPTATFIGLDNYREWFTAEATRTIVSNTVIFTVCSVAGSMLLGLGLALLLDQKLRGRNLVRSFMFAPFVISGAAIGVAFQFVFDPQFGLIKDLLARVGVAAPDFYQQQGWALFMVTLTYIWKNMGYSFVIYLAALQGRRADLDEAAEIDGASGWTHFRKVLLPQLRPTTFFLSITVLLNSVQVFDIINVMTRGGPVGIGTTTLVYQVYQETFVNSRAGYGATVATILFVCLLVLTVVQVRIMDRGQQA